From Desulfomicrobium macestii, one genomic window encodes:
- a CDS encoding substrate-binding periplasmic protein, with amino-acid sequence MKKIALLFLAACMLIPAIGMAAPEYTFVRIENLPEQEIGERLLKEVYKRAGIEIEVEAMSGVRALEAASSGEKDGEALRIWSVGEKYPSLIRVPTPLSALTTQAFVRKDSNITISSPDELKKFSIAITRGVAHTKDITAGLENVHEVPSEDLLMPFVQAGRAEVALTSLENGMVILKNAGINDVIPVEKPLKVHPLYHYVHEKNKNLVEKIDAVIKEMTASGELEKLQKQYAADILNN; translated from the coding sequence ATGAAAAAGATCGCATTATTATTTCTTGCGGCGTGCATGCTCATCCCGGCAATAGGCATGGCAGCTCCGGAGTACACATTTGTCCGCATTGAAAACCTTCCAGAACAGGAGATCGGCGAACGCCTTCTCAAGGAAGTCTACAAACGCGCCGGAATTGAGATCGAAGTCGAAGCCATGTCCGGGGTCCGCGCCCTGGAAGCTGCGAGCTCCGGGGAAAAAGACGGCGAGGCCCTGCGCATCTGGAGCGTCGGCGAAAAATATCCTTCGCTGATTCGCGTTCCAACGCCACTGTCCGCGCTCACGACCCAGGCATTTGTCAGGAAAGACAGCAACATCACAATTTCAAGTCCTGACGAGCTCAAAAAATTCTCCATTGCCATCACGCGTGGCGTAGCCCACACCAAGGACATCACAGCCGGCCTGGAAAATGTGCACGAGGTGCCAAGCGAAGATTTGCTCATGCCTTTCGTCCAGGCAGGCCGCGCCGAAGTGGCCCTCACCAGCCTTGAAAACGGCATGGTCATCCTCAAAAATGCAGGGATCAATGACGTGATTCCCGTGGAAAAACCGCTCAAGGTTCATCCGCTCTACCATTATGTCCATGAAAAGAATAAGAATCTGGTGGAAAAGATCGATGCAGTAATCAAGGAAATGACTGCTTCCGGCGAACTTGAAAAACTTCAGAAACAGTACGCCGCAGACATTCTCAATAATTAG
- a CDS encoding PAS domain-containing sensor histidine kinase translates to MTDRQGPVRFCRRDLEAAGLASRPLLIHTVPMKSRLLIPRLRSRQRTLLHMYRTVADFTYDLEIWMEAGGPLRYVSPSCLRVTGYPAGEALRDADFFARIIDADDFVKWRQAMDTGHAQDIPAMDFRICRRDGTRIWLSQETTRVFDPRGRFQGWRLSLRDVTERVQTRICLDQARQNLAERVRERTAELELSRERYRALSGYLQDRIEKERAHISREIHDILGQDLTAMNMGLHRLERSFHDPDDGRLAQLAELRALVAGTLETVRRISRELRPPMLDELGFVEAVAWQIRTFAQASGLRVDQQLGHLPDLPGDLATAMYRVLQECLTNAARHSGCSRLHVSVQAGDGEFVMRVADNGRGITSDQAESSGSLGLLGMRERVRLAGGSLAIARLPKGGTEILVRVPLTGESGSCDCS, encoded by the coding sequence GTGACCGATCGCCAAGGCCCGGTGCGCTTTTGCCGCCGCGATTTGGAAGCGGCCGGGCTTGCTTCCCGGCCGCTTCTGATCCATACGGTACCCATGAAATCCCGCCTTTTGATTCCGCGCCTCAGGTCCCGCCAACGAACGCTGCTGCACATGTATCGCACGGTGGCAGATTTCACCTATGATCTGGAGATCTGGATGGAGGCTGGCGGCCCGCTGCGCTATGTCTCTCCGTCCTGTCTGCGGGTGACGGGCTATCCGGCCGGGGAAGCGCTGCGCGATGCGGATTTTTTCGCGCGGATCATCGACGCCGATGATTTTGTGAAATGGCGACAGGCCATGGATACCGGCCATGCACAGGATATCCCGGCCATGGATTTTCGCATTTGCCGCCGGGATGGAACCCGTATCTGGCTGTCCCAGGAAACGACCCGGGTCTTTGATCCGCGCGGTCGTTTTCAGGGCTGGCGCCTGTCCTTGCGGGACGTGACGGAACGGGTGCAGACCCGCATCTGCCTGGACCAGGCCAGGCAGAACCTTGCGGAGCGGGTCCGCGAGCGCACGGCCGAGCTGGAACTTTCCCGCGAGAGATACCGCGCCCTCTCCGGATACCTGCAGGACCGCATCGAGAAGGAGCGTGCGCACATCTCGCGCGAGATACACGATATTCTGGGGCAGGATCTGACCGCCATGAACATGGGCCTGCATCGCCTCGAACGCTCCTTTCATGACCCGGACGACGGGCGGCTCGCCCAGCTCGCGGAGTTGCGCGCCCTGGTGGCCGGGACCCTTGAAACGGTGCGCCGCATTTCGCGGGAGCTGCGTCCGCCCATGCTCGACGAGTTGGGTTTCGTCGAAGCCGTGGCCTGGCAGATCCGGACCTTCGCGCAGGCCTCCGGGCTTCGCGTTGACCAGCAGCTCGGCCATCTCCCCGACCTGCCAGGCGATCTGGCCACCGCCATGTACCGGGTGCTGCAGGAGTGCCTGACCAATGCCGCGCGGCACTCGGGTTGCAGCCGCCTGCATGTGAGCGTGCAGGCCGGGGATGGCGAGTTCGTGATGCGCGTGGCTGACAATGGCCGGGGCATAACTTCGGACCAGGCCGAGTCGTCCGGGTCGTTGGGGCTGCTGGGGATGCGCGAGCGGGTCCGGCTGGCGGGCGGCAGTCTTGCCATCGCGCGGCTGCCCAAGGGTGGAACGGAAATTTTGGTCAGGGTGCCCCTGACCGGGGAGAGTGGCTCATGCGACTGCTCATAG
- a CDS encoding methyl-accepting chemotaxis protein, with the protein MLNRFKLRYKILIPVGVVSVMIFGLIMFLVQMQIKEKAVQDIRNLSLEISQRYANMVKGELDAAIGAAKAMAAAVANERSQNIPERPVVTGLLRKTLEAFPGIFGTWTAWDPNAFDGRDHAHVSADALHEESGRFLPYFIRGQKGIEETHTTASASSSRDDADKWYWYPLQNGKMLVTEPTVYEVAGMDRMMISVCVPLTEEGTGVVGLDLSLENLQDVASRIKVFDDGYGLLLSDTGMIVAHPDKARIGQNFSEFLVGANKESVAKALKEGSQAFFSQKSESSGLDMLYCMTPVALEGAEGAWSFVVGIPEDKMFENARNVQLLLLGLSLGGLALLIGAVFVITRQIVLPIGRMVTMLKDISEGEGDLTKRLEADSKDEIGEMARYFNAFVSKLQGIIGSISDNAGTLTSSAAGLSNISEKSSRGVQDLASRTTTVAAAAEELSANTISVSSNMEETSTNLSSVASATEEMSTTINEIADNTERARSTTDTASKKIDTFSGMLQDLGTSANEIGKVTEAINDISAQTNLLALNATIEAARAGEAGRGFAVVANEIKELAQKTAAATDDIRSKISGIQTATGTAVNDIQSIVQVIQDVNDIVTTIAAAIEEQAMATREVATNIAQATTGVQDANSLIAQMSTASSDIAQDITNVDNVTSELRQGGELVQERALELAQLSEQLKMLVGQFKVR; encoded by the coding sequence ATGCTGAACCGATTCAAACTGCGCTACAAAATTCTTATTCCCGTGGGCGTGGTTTCCGTCATGATTTTCGGTCTGATCATGTTTCTGGTGCAAATGCAGATCAAGGAAAAGGCCGTCCAGGACATCCGCAATCTTTCACTGGAGATCAGTCAGCGTTACGCGAACATGGTCAAGGGGGAACTCGACGCCGCCATCGGGGCCGCCAAGGCCATGGCGGCGGCGGTTGCCAACGAGCGCAGCCAGAACATCCCCGAGCGGCCGGTGGTGACGGGATTGCTGCGCAAAACCCTGGAGGCCTTCCCCGGAATTTTCGGGACATGGACGGCCTGGGACCCCAACGCGTTTGACGGCCGGGATCATGCGCACGTGAGTGCCGACGCCCTGCACGAGGAGTCGGGACGATTTCTCCCCTATTTCATCCGGGGACAAAAGGGGATCGAAGAGACCCACACCACCGCGTCCGCCTCTTCGAGTCGCGACGACGCCGACAAATGGTACTGGTATCCCTTGCAGAACGGAAAAATGCTCGTGACCGAACCTACGGTATATGAAGTCGCGGGCATGGACCGCATGATGATAAGCGTATGCGTGCCCCTGACCGAAGAGGGAACGGGCGTGGTCGGCCTGGACTTGAGCCTTGAGAACCTGCAGGACGTCGCCTCCCGCATCAAGGTTTTCGATGACGGATACGGCCTGCTGCTGTCGGACACGGGAATGATCGTGGCCCACCCGGACAAGGCCAGGATCGGCCAAAACTTCTCCGAATTTCTGGTCGGCGCCAACAAGGAAAGCGTCGCCAAGGCCCTCAAGGAAGGCTCCCAGGCCTTCTTTTCCCAGAAGTCCGAATCCTCCGGCCTGGACATGCTCTACTGCATGACTCCCGTGGCCCTGGAAGGAGCCGAGGGCGCCTGGAGTTTCGTGGTCGGCATTCCCGAGGACAAGATGTTCGAAAACGCCCGCAATGTGCAGCTTCTGCTATTGGGGCTGAGCCTGGGCGGCCTGGCCCTGCTGATCGGCGCCGTTTTCGTCATCACCAGGCAGATAGTCCTGCCGATTGGCCGCATGGTGACCATGCTCAAGGATATTTCCGAAGGCGAAGGTGACCTGACCAAACGACTGGAGGCCGACAGCAAGGACGAAATCGGCGAAATGGCCCGTTATTTCAACGCATTCGTCAGCAAGCTTCAAGGCATCATCGGTTCAATCAGCGATAATGCCGGAACCTTGACCTCGTCCGCCGCGGGCTTGTCGAACATCAGCGAAAAATCCTCCCGGGGCGTCCAGGACCTGGCATCCCGCACCACCACCGTGGCGGCAGCAGCCGAGGAATTGAGCGCCAACACCATCTCCGTGTCCTCCAACATGGAAGAGACCTCGACAAACCTGAGTTCCGTGGCTTCGGCCACCGAAGAGATGAGCACGACCATCAACGAGATTGCCGACAACACGGAACGCGCGCGCTCGACTACGGACACAGCTTCCAAGAAGATCGACACCTTCTCCGGAATGCTCCAGGATCTGGGCACTTCCGCCAACGAAATCGGCAAGGTCACCGAAGCCATCAACGACATCTCGGCCCAGACCAACCTGCTGGCCCTGAACGCCACCATAGAGGCGGCCAGAGCTGGTGAAGCGGGTCGGGGTTTTGCCGTTGTCGCCAATGAAATCAAGGAGCTGGCGCAGAAAACAGCTGCCGCCACCGACGACATCAGATCAAAGATCAGCGGCATCCAGACGGCAACGGGCACCGCCGTCAACGATATCCAGAGCATCGTGCAGGTCATTCAGGACGTGAACGACATCGTGACCACAATCGCCGCCGCCATCGAGGAGCAGGCCATGGCAACTCGCGAAGTGGCCACCAACATCGCCCAGGCCACGACCGGCGTTCAGGACGCCAATTCGCTCATCGCCCAGATGTCCACCGCATCGTCCGACATCGCGCAGGACATCACCAATGTGGATAATGTCACCAGCGAACTGCGCCAGGGCGGAGAACTCGTCCAGGAAAGAGCGCTGGAGCTGGCCCAATTGTCGGAGCAGCTCAAGATGCTGGTGGGGCAATTCAAGGTGCGCTGA
- a CDS encoding helix-turn-helix domain-containing protein: MLELTKTLRTDGLVVISAAISADRVDAVARAIVDAAEANVPADEVFPESTAGRVLAGARGLRGMTQAALAAVIGVHKSHISGMERGARPIGKGMAKKLGEALDMNWKVFLD; the protein is encoded by the coding sequence ATGTTGGAACTCACGAAAACGCTCCGTACTGACGGTTTGGTGGTCATCAGTGCCGCCATCTCCGCTGATCGCGTCGATGCCGTGGCCAGGGCCATCGTGGACGCGGCAGAGGCCAATGTTCCGGCCGACGAGGTGTTCCCCGAGTCCACTGCGGGCAGGGTGCTGGCCGGGGCCCGAGGTTTGCGCGGGATGACCCAGGCTGCCCTGGCCGCCGTCATCGGTGTGCACAAGTCGCATATCTCCGGAATGGAGCGCGGCGCCCGTCCCATAGGCAAGGGCATGGCCAAAAAACTGGGTGAAGCTCTGGACATGAACTGGAAAGTGTTTCTGGACTGA
- a CDS encoding response regulator transcription factor has translation MRLLIVDDHAVVRRGTMNIIIDRFPDCEFSEAGTLHEARLVLGDTRFDLVILDISLPDGSGLDFLEFAREHDPGLPVIMLSMHHEIEYAQRCLSMGARGYLSKNSAPEELEEAMTAILDGGIYVNPSLLDSRRPATIMDTLSRQERDVARRLAQGETMTAIAQAMGVSVKTASTYRTRAMRKLGIGTTSGLIRFMLEHGPAGM, from the coding sequence ATGCGACTGCTCATAGTGGACGACCATGCGGTGGTGCGGCGCGGCACCATGAACATCATCATCGACCGTTTTCCGGACTGTGAATTCTCGGAAGCCGGCACCCTGCATGAGGCGCGTCTGGTCCTCGGGGACACGCGTTTTGATCTCGTCATTCTGGACATTTCACTGCCCGACGGAAGCGGTCTCGATTTTTTGGAGTTCGCACGAGAGCATGATCCCGGATTGCCCGTGATCATGCTCAGCATGCATCATGAGATCGAATACGCCCAAAGGTGCCTGAGCATGGGCGCGCGCGGATATCTGAGCAAGAATTCCGCCCCCGAAGAGCTCGAAGAGGCCATGACCGCCATCCTGGACGGGGGCATCTACGTCAACCCCTCGCTGCTCGACTCGCGCAGGCCGGCCACGATCATGGACACCCTGTCCCGTCAGGAACGCGACGTGGCGCGCAGGCTCGCACAAGGCGAAACCATGACCGCCATCGCCCAAGCCATGGGCGTCAGCGTCAAGACCGCCAGCACCTATCGCACCCGGGCCATGCGCAAACTTGGCATCGGCACCACCTCCGGGCTCATTCGCTTCATGCTCGAACATGGTCCGGCAGGCATGTGA
- a CDS encoding nucleoside phosphorylase, translating to MNTKPGLFPASPCSAADLPIDADGRIYHLQITPEQLAPDILLVGDPGRAEFIARTFLHDLEVEREHRGLVTATGTSRATGGRATIISPLRTTVATSGMGTPSLEIVLNELVALCEIDFATRTPKPLFPRLHIIRVGTSGGLQASTRLGTSIITAYALGMDNTGLFYETPCPDQTCARLEQELAHVIEKAARPDSRFRGKIHPYVSRAEPAVVRALTQAAQELGVAARTGLTVSNSGFFVPQGRDISRLRPSTPELDRIFSEFDPGLDGMRVENMEMEASFLLHFLGGLGHWGGAICPVIANRRHNTFDHDYLTAIEGATKTALLALAALSTRRDSALRD from the coding sequence ATGAACACGAAACCCGGTCTTTTCCCCGCCTCGCCCTGCTCCGCCGCCGACCTGCCCATCGATGCCGATGGTCGCATCTATCATCTTCAGATCACACCCGAGCAGCTCGCGCCGGACATCCTGCTGGTCGGCGACCCTGGTCGGGCCGAATTCATCGCCCGGACCTTCCTGCACGACCTGGAGGTCGAGCGGGAGCACCGGGGCCTGGTCACGGCCACGGGCACGTCCCGCGCCACAGGGGGCCGGGCCACGATCATCTCACCCTTGCGGACCACCGTTGCGACTTCGGGCATGGGCACCCCTTCCCTTGAAATCGTGCTCAACGAGCTGGTGGCGCTCTGCGAAATCGACTTCGCCACGCGCACGCCCAAGCCGCTCTTCCCCAGGCTGCACATCATCCGGGTCGGAACTTCCGGGGGCCTGCAGGCGTCGACGCGGCTCGGCACATCCATCATCACCGCCTACGCGTTAGGCATGGACAACACAGGCCTCTTCTACGAAACGCCCTGCCCGGACCAGACCTGCGCGCGCCTGGAACAGGAACTGGCGCACGTGATCGAGAAGGCGGCCAGGCCGGACTCGCGGTTCCGGGGAAAAATCCACCCCTACGTCTCCCGCGCCGAACCGGCTGTGGTCCGAGCGCTGACACAAGCCGCACAGGAACTTGGAGTTGCCGCCAGAACAGGCCTCACGGTCTCAAACAGCGGTTTTTTCGTGCCTCAAGGCCGCGACATCTCACGGCTGCGCCCAAGCACGCCGGAGCTGGACAGAATTTTCAGCGAATTCGATCCCGGTCTGGACGGAATGCGGGTCGAGAACATGGAAATGGAAGCAAGCTTTCTGCTGCACTTTCTCGGCGGGCTGGGGCACTGGGGAGGGGCAATCTGTCCGGTCATCGCAAACAGGCGCCACAACACCTTCGATCACGATTACCTGACCGCCATCGAGGGCGCGACAAAGACGGCGCTATTGGCCCTGGCCGCGCTTTCAACGCGTCGGGATTCAGCATTGCGGGACTAG
- a CDS encoding substrate-binding periplasmic protein, whose amino-acid sequence MRMIISLALFILCHNFALAGGNYTFVRIESLAEQDIAENILKHIYKKSGMDINIISFPGKRANLEVTTGRADGETSRIYNYGEINTALIRVPTPYGTLKTTAFAPREKKLVIKSIDDLKNFRIAIVRGVQHTADITKGMQNIAILNDICAMMMFVKVGRADIALTNTLAGIGALKKLKMDDIVAVGTLEELDLYHYLIPKHRNMVPVVDAAIREMIATGELEELEQRYERQYLENIR is encoded by the coding sequence GTGAGAATGATAATTTCTCTTGCCTTGTTTATTTTATGCCATAATTTTGCACTTGCCGGGGGAAATTATACATTTGTTCGAATAGAATCACTCGCGGAACAGGACATTGCTGAAAATATTCTGAAACATATTTACAAAAAATCAGGGATGGACATCAATATAATTTCATTTCCAGGAAAGAGAGCGAACCTGGAAGTGACAACAGGGCGTGCAGATGGAGAGACCTCGCGCATATATAATTACGGCGAAATCAACACAGCCCTTATCAGAGTACCTACGCCATACGGAACTCTCAAAACTACCGCTTTTGCTCCACGTGAAAAAAAATTGGTCATCAAATCGATTGACGACCTGAAAAATTTCAGAATAGCCATCGTTCGCGGAGTCCAGCACACTGCGGACATTACCAAAGGCATGCAGAACATTGCGATCTTGAACGATATTTGCGCAATGATGATGTTCGTCAAAGTGGGCCGCGCCGACATTGCGTTGACCAACACCCTGGCAGGAATCGGCGCCCTGAAAAAACTGAAGATGGACGACATCGTCGCTGTAGGCACGTTGGAAGAACTGGATCTGTATCACTATCTCATCCCAAAACACCGAAACATGGTCCCGGTTGTCGATGCGGCAATCCGCGAAATGATCGCGACCGGAGAACTCGAAGAACTTGAGCAGCGGTATGAAAGGCAATATCTGGAAAATATCAGATAG
- a CDS encoding FlxA-like family protein — MEIGGTESVMTMRTGYPARERVTGNKQASQGDTVSLSSEAKRLLEYFRSKQVSAMDRDDSQGTSSVAATAPVGKGSDGTTSTSVKGVDAGESSGAASNSGSGSQVEDIEKRIKALMDKVKHIMDSDLPPEQKQSAAAPYLQQIQELQQQLQQLMTEQLQDA; from the coding sequence ATGGAGATCGGCGGCACGGAATCAGTCATGACCATGCGCACAGGCTATCCGGCTCGGGAGCGCGTAACCGGAAACAAACAGGCAAGTCAGGGGGATACGGTCAGTCTTTCATCGGAGGCCAAGCGCCTGCTTGAGTATTTCCGAAGCAAGCAGGTCAGCGCCATGGACCGGGATGACTCGCAAGGGACGTCCTCCGTCGCGGCAACGGCGCCTGTGGGCAAGGGATCTGATGGCACGACCAGTACGTCGGTCAAGGGCGTCGACGCCGGCGAAAGCTCCGGAGCAGCGAGCAATTCGGGGTCGGGCAGCCAGGTCGAGGATATCGAAAAGCGCATCAAGGCCCTCATGGACAAGGTCAAGCACATCATGGACAGCGACCTGCCTCCCGAACAGAAGCAAAGCGCGGCCGCCCCGTATTTGCAGCAGATCCAGGAGTTGCAGCAACAGCTGCAGCAGCTCATGACGGAGCAGTTGCAGGACGCCTAG
- the rnk gene encoding nucleoside diphosphate kinase regulator, with the protein MNRKPSITITSLDAERLEILLDSLPKGGFAGKADLEDELDRAIIVDPKNVPPTVVTMNSTVKFKLMPAGEEFCLTLVYPGSSGPADAPGSTISILAPVGSALLGLSIGDEIQWPRPGGGMLRVRIEEIVYQPERAGEFDL; encoded by the coding sequence ATGAACAGAAAACCAAGTATCACCATAACCTCTCTTGACGCCGAGCGTCTTGAAATACTTCTCGACTCCCTGCCGAAGGGGGGATTTGCGGGCAAAGCCGATCTTGAGGACGAGCTGGACCGCGCCATCATCGTCGACCCGAAAAATGTGCCGCCCACCGTGGTGACCATGAACTCCACCGTCAAATTCAAGCTCATGCCCGCCGGAGAGGAGTTCTGTCTTACGCTCGTCTATCCCGGTTCCAGCGGTCCCGCCGACGCGCCGGGCTCGACGATTTCGATCCTGGCCCCGGTGGGCAGCGCACTGCTCGGGCTGTCCATCGGCGATGAAATCCAGTGGCCAAGACCCGGCGGAGGAATGCTGCGGGTGCGGATCGAGGAGATTGTCTATCAGCCCGAACGAGCCGGGGAATTCGATCTTTGA
- a CDS encoding sulfite exporter TauE/SafE family protein, with protein sequence MNIDFSHAFLTTMFGWLLGGFVNGIVGFGAALVAMPIVAAGLDMQLAVSTCGLVVLSLNVQMAWNYRQHLDSCGIRALFLGGLPGAVSGVLILKNVPESGLKLGLGALLVAYSIWGLSGTQVNKRKLAAPWGMLAGFLSTGLGTAFGFNGPPLAVYLSLRGGTQQQIKAALGAFFIVSGLFIVAAHALAGLYSAHSLTLLAVALPSVSIGAWAGMRVSGRMRDLIFQRILFLMILIMGLNMAVKALGA encoded by the coding sequence ATGAATATCGACTTTTCACACGCCTTTCTCACCACCATGTTCGGCTGGCTCCTTGGCGGCTTCGTCAACGGCATCGTCGGCTTCGGCGCGGCCCTGGTGGCCATGCCCATCGTGGCGGCTGGACTCGACATGCAGCTGGCCGTCTCCACCTGCGGGCTGGTGGTCCTTTCGCTCAACGTCCAGATGGCCTGGAATTACCGGCAACACCTTGACTCCTGCGGCATCCGCGCCCTGTTTCTGGGCGGACTGCCCGGCGCCGTCAGCGGCGTGCTGATACTGAAAAACGTCCCGGAATCCGGATTGAAACTCGGGCTTGGCGCCCTGCTCGTGGCCTATTCGATCTGGGGCCTGAGCGGCACGCAAGTGAACAAGCGGAAGCTGGCCGCGCCTTGGGGCATGCTGGCCGGATTCCTCTCCACGGGCCTCGGCACGGCCTTCGGATTCAACGGCCCGCCCCTGGCCGTGTATCTGTCCCTGCGCGGCGGCACGCAGCAGCAGATCAAGGCCGCCCTTGGCGCGTTCTTCATCGTCAGCGGCCTCTTCATCGTCGCGGCCCACGCCTTGGCGGGGCTGTACAGCGCGCACTCATTGACGCTCCTCGCGGTGGCCCTGCCTTCGGTATCCATCGGCGCGTGGGCGGGGATGCGCGTTTCCGGACGGATGCGGGATCTTATTTTTCAGCGGATACTTTTCCTGATGATCCTCATCATGGGTTTGAACATGGCCGTGAAGGCGCTTGGCGCATAA
- a CDS encoding lipid II:glycine glycyltransferase FemX: MLDLSVKKPEALLPTDIFFQTPYWAQVKSRQGFKPLAFDLESRKCGDVLVLLQPLGDKKVAVVPQGPEYAPDEENYGPFLEDFSLALGKELGPEVAFIRYDLPWKSLYADEMRKREWTAFPEPRIREMRMNMGTRHWNIRKAFTDLTVASSLVVDLDGNDDALLARMKAKTRYNIGLAQRKGVTARTVSAENLPEFHALYCQTAQRNGFAPCSFENFAALFKCRLAARGNSELVFLLAGHGKDNLAGAIIGISGKAANFLYGASSNQKRGLMAPYLMHWTAMTLARDRGCLTYEMGAVSPGLDPAHPFHGMYRFKTGFGGRIELRSGSWDFPLDQDAYRSFCNAEGLTRYRSTQRAS, translated from the coding sequence ATGCTGGATCTTTCCGTAAAAAAACCGGAGGCGCTTCTGCCTACCGACATCTTCTTCCAGACCCCCTACTGGGCGCAGGTCAAATCCCGGCAGGGATTCAAGCCCCTGGCATTCGACCTGGAATCCAGGAAATGCGGAGATGTCCTGGTGCTCTTGCAGCCCTTGGGCGACAAGAAGGTCGCCGTGGTCCCCCAGGGGCCGGAGTACGCTCCCGATGAGGAAAACTACGGCCCGTTTCTCGAGGATTTCTCCCTGGCTCTGGGCAAGGAACTGGGGCCTGAGGTGGCCTTCATCCGCTACGACCTGCCATGGAAGTCTCTCTATGCCGACGAGATGAGAAAGCGGGAATGGACCGCGTTTCCGGAGCCCAGAATCAGGGAGATGCGCATGAACATGGGCACCCGGCACTGGAATATCCGCAAAGCGTTCACGGATCTGACCGTGGCCAGCTCACTGGTGGTGGATCTCGACGGAAACGACGATGCGCTCCTTGCGCGCATGAAGGCCAAGACCCGCTACAACATAGGCCTGGCACAGCGCAAAGGCGTAACGGCACGCACGGTCAGCGCGGAGAACCTTCCGGAATTTCACGCCCTGTACTGCCAAACCGCGCAACGCAACGGGTTTGCGCCGTGCAGCTTCGAGAACTTCGCGGCCCTTTTCAAATGCCGACTGGCCGCAAGGGGCAATTCGGAGCTTGTCTTTCTGCTGGCCGGCCACGGGAAGGACAATCTGGCCGGGGCCATCATTGGCATCTCGGGCAAGGCGGCCAATTTTCTCTACGGAGCGTCTTCAAACCAGAAACGCGGCCTCATGGCTCCCTATCTCATGCACTGGACAGCCATGACCCTGGCCCGCGATCGCGGTTGCCTGACCTATGAGATGGGCGCGGTCTCCCCCGGCCTTGACCCCGCACACCCGTTTCACGGCATGTACCGCTTCAAGACCGGATTCGGCGGCAGGATCGAACTCAGAAGCGGCTCCTGGGACTTCCCCCTGGACCAGGATGCATACCGCAGCTTCTGCAACGCCGAGGGCCTGACCCGCTACCGGTCCACGCAACGCGCGTCCTGA
- a CDS encoding iron-sulfur cluster assembly scaffold protein, which yields MSLSLEDLELRAFDPPHLGMPGWACQAGRWEDCGRFVEIFVAVRDGRIIDVGFLTNIPGDGLVCASAYCDEVLQKTVEEAQALREQDILALFPSPKREDAALQDILRICVDAGVRSITACSPEP from the coding sequence ATGAGCTTGAGCCTTGAAGATCTTGAACTGCGCGCCTTCGATCCCCCGCATCTGGGAATGCCCGGCTGGGCCTGTCAGGCCGGGCGCTGGGAGGATTGCGGCCGGTTCGTGGAGATCTTCGTGGCCGTGCGCGACGGCAGGATCATTGATGTGGGTTTTCTGACCAACATCCCCGGCGACGGCCTTGTCTGCGCATCGGCCTATTGCGACGAGGTGCTGCAAAAAACCGTGGAGGAAGCCCAGGCTCTGCGGGAGCAGGACATCCTGGCCCTTTTTCCCTCCCCCAAGCGTGAGGATGCCGCCTTGCAGGACATCCTCAGAATCTGCGTCGACGCGGGCGTGAGGTCGATCACGGCCTGTTCGCCCGAGCCGTAG